A genomic segment from Chitinophaga flava encodes:
- the glsA gene encoding glutaminase A yields MINRLLFFLMGISLLWPHCTYAQKNELLTEKHIREVMQQAYDRFKNTSGGANASYIPYLADIDPKLYGIAVCTADGKVLELGDTKFEFGIESISKVFVLALAMQQRGPQAIEDSIGVNATGMPFNSVLAVELDPQRAVNPLVNAGAMATNSFVKASGSAAKWSMIDDLTTRFAARRLSVIQQLYASETATNLHNRAIAWLLYSYGRFYGDISEAVDLYTRACSYGSSTRDLAIMAGTLANNGINPVTKEKVIEAGLCPRILATMMTEGLYDNTGSWVYHTGLPAKSGVGGGIIAVAPGKLAIAVFSPPLDKSGNSVKAQKTLEFMIDELKLNLLDAR; encoded by the coding sequence ATGATAAATCGATTACTGTTTTTCCTGATGGGCATTTCCCTGTTATGGCCTCACTGCACCTATGCACAAAAAAATGAGTTACTAACGGAAAAGCATATACGTGAAGTAATGCAACAGGCTTATGACAGATTTAAAAATACCAGCGGCGGGGCCAATGCCAGCTATATTCCCTATCTGGCGGATATTGACCCTAAGTTATATGGTATCGCTGTTTGTACTGCAGATGGAAAAGTGCTGGAGTTGGGAGACACTAAATTTGAGTTCGGAATAGAATCGATCTCCAAAGTATTTGTACTGGCACTGGCCATGCAACAGCGAGGCCCCCAAGCGATAGAAGACAGTATCGGTGTAAACGCTACCGGCATGCCTTTCAATTCTGTACTGGCAGTAGAACTGGACCCACAACGGGCGGTCAACCCACTGGTAAATGCCGGTGCCATGGCCACCAACAGCTTTGTGAAAGCCTCCGGCAGCGCTGCCAAATGGAGCATGATCGACGATCTGACAACCAGATTTGCAGCCCGCAGATTATCAGTCATACAACAGCTATATGCTTCTGAAACAGCCACCAATCTGCATAACAGAGCCATCGCCTGGCTACTGTACTCCTATGGCCGCTTTTATGGAGACATCAGCGAGGCCGTAGACCTCTATACCCGCGCCTGCTCCTATGGCTCCAGTACCCGCGACCTGGCCATTATGGCCGGAACCCTGGCCAACAACGGCATTAACCCGGTGACAAAGGAAAAAGTGATCGAAGCGGGGCTGTGTCCGCGTATACTGGCCACCATGATGACAGAAGGACTATACGATAATACCGGCTCCTGGGTATATCATACCGGCCTGCCCGCCAAAAGCGGCGTGGGCGGCGGTATTATCGCAGTGGCACCGGGTAAACTGGCCATCGCCGTATTCTCACCTCCCCTCGACAAATCAGGCAATAGCGTCAAAGCTCAGAAAACACTGGAGTTTATGATAGACGAGCTTAAGCTCAATCTGCTGGATGCGCGCTGA
- a CDS encoding DcaP family trimeric outer membrane transporter yields MGRKLLLTTLLVLGMLSVLEAQTMDSLRRRIDSLEAKVSKIENRIIRPQPGRRTETRSNLEAGGYGGFVVADVHKTQLTIGGFVQGDFIFDFKQMGNKEAFAPSSIPINGDDEGQLTFAARQTRFTILSSSDTRQGELKTLLEVDLFNSNGTAVPRLRHAWGQLGKWGGGQTWSTFMDIDVFPNILDYQGPNAMAFGRQIQIRYTEPLTKKSTLAISIENPGSDTKLPADSGFNSRQLFPDMVAQYRYNFTAATHIQLAGLFHPITFDNYLDRDHTNIGWGLNLTGSIETSVKGKDIFVYEGTYGHGIARYIIDLNGLGLDAVAKTRTIVQNIPVWTVMGFYDFWWSDKFSSTIGYAYLKLETKDYQPPTDLQSTQYGVVNLLFYPSYFVKAGIEFLYGKRKNIDGSAGENTRIQCSMMYKF; encoded by the coding sequence ATGGGCAGAAAACTACTACTCACCACCTTACTGGTATTAGGGATGCTGTCGGTGCTGGAAGCACAGACTATGGATAGTCTGCGCCGGCGTATCGACAGTCTGGAAGCCAAGGTATCGAAGATAGAGAACCGGATCATCAGGCCACAGCCGGGGCGGCGTACAGAAACCAGGAGTAATCTGGAAGCCGGCGGTTATGGTGGTTTTGTTGTGGCAGATGTACATAAAACACAGCTTACGATTGGAGGGTTTGTACAGGGAGATTTTATCTTCGATTTTAAGCAGATGGGTAACAAAGAAGCATTTGCGCCCTCTTCTATTCCGATCAATGGTGATGATGAAGGGCAATTAACCTTTGCCGCACGGCAGACCCGGTTTACCATTTTATCCTCTTCTGATACACGACAAGGGGAGTTGAAGACCCTGCTGGAAGTAGATCTTTTTAACAGCAACGGTACTGCCGTCCCCCGGCTGCGCCATGCCTGGGGGCAGTTGGGTAAATGGGGTGGTGGCCAAACCTGGTCTACCTTTATGGATATCGATGTGTTTCCCAACATACTGGACTATCAGGGACCCAATGCCATGGCTTTTGGCCGGCAGATACAGATTCGTTATACTGAGCCCCTGACTAAAAAATCGACCCTGGCCATCAGCATAGAAAATCCGGGCAGTGATACAAAATTGCCCGCTGATTCAGGGTTTAACTCCCGGCAATTATTTCCGGATATGGTGGCACAGTACCGCTACAACTTCACTGCTGCCACCCATATACAACTGGCGGGCCTTTTCCACCCTATTACCTTTGATAATTATCTTGACAGAGATCATACTAATATCGGCTGGGGCCTGAACCTCACCGGTTCTATAGAAACGTCAGTAAAGGGCAAAGATATTTTCGTATACGAAGGTACTTATGGCCATGGTATTGCCCGCTATATCATCGATCTGAATGGCCTCGGATTGGATGCCGTCGCCAAAACCAGAACTATTGTACAGAACATTCCCGTATGGACTGTAATGGGCTTTTATGACTTCTGGTGGAGCGACAAATTTAGCTCTACGATAGGGTATGCCTATCTGAAGCTGGAAACAAAAGATTATCAGCCTCCTACAGATCTGCAGTCTACTCAATATGGCGTGGTCAATCTGTTGTTTTACCCTTCCTACTTTGTAAAAGCTGGTATAGAGTTCCTCTATGGGAAAAGAAAAAATATAGATGGCTCCGCCGGAGAGAACACCCGGATTCAGTGTTCTATGATGTATAAATTCTGA
- a CDS encoding DUF6686 family protein translates to MCNYQTLYHGQNGYVIRCPHCKGIQLAFGTSVVNLAPEEFLCFADMVVRLSEGKEASYPENEKSICLPLPADHVMMLLTPAETGRLASMVMEVRALLEAYQILEAASPYSSDAYGE, encoded by the coding sequence ATGTGTAATTATCAGACTTTATATCATGGTCAGAATGGATATGTGATCCGTTGCCCCCACTGCAAGGGTATACAGCTTGCTTTTGGTACCAGTGTTGTTAACCTTGCCCCGGAAGAGTTTTTGTGTTTTGCTGATATGGTTGTACGCCTGTCAGAAGGTAAGGAAGCTTCTTATCCGGAGAATGAAAAAAGTATTTGTTTGCCTTTGCCGGCAGATCATGTGATGATGTTGCTGACGCCGGCAGAGACAGGCAGGCTGGCATCCATGGTAATGGAGGTACGGGCTTTGCTCGAAGCTTATCAGATTCTGGAAGCTGCCTCCCCTTATTCCTCCGACGCCTACGGGGAATAG
- a CDS encoding DUF4249 domain-containing protein gives MRTFFAGGILLLAGLLTSCEQRVNIQLPYEGDKIVVNSLLQPDSVAYIRVTRSVPANVYDDSGFQEINNAQVVLQQDGVDLSPLQPQVIKGRTYFVSKEKVTTGKVYTIKAAASGMTPVSGEDTLPPSPVVYDPATQRGSTKVQFILEDRAGVPDYYQIRLFTYGPDMQPDTIRSFRLDPVLSNNLIDAITNSYYSTLIMSDVRFDGKTATFVLETDLPINASQVMVEVSALTKNAYLYFRSISMQQKTSGGLITEPVTVFTNIRNGYGIVAGINSKRLVFKAE, from the coding sequence ATGAGAACGTTTTTCGCTGGTGGGATATTATTATTGGCAGGGCTGCTGACCAGCTGTGAACAGCGGGTGAATATTCAGTTGCCCTATGAAGGGGATAAAATTGTGGTGAATAGTTTACTGCAGCCGGATAGTGTGGCTTATATCCGCGTTACCCGTAGTGTTCCGGCTAATGTTTACGATGATAGCGGGTTTCAGGAGATTAACAATGCCCAGGTAGTGTTGCAGCAGGATGGTGTAGACCTGAGCCCTTTACAACCGCAGGTGATCAAAGGGCGAACTTATTTTGTATCAAAAGAAAAGGTGACTACCGGTAAGGTATATACGATAAAAGCTGCTGCCAGTGGTATGACACCCGTGAGTGGAGAAGATACCCTGCCTCCTTCGCCAGTTGTATATGATCCTGCTACACAGCGCGGCAGCACCAAAGTACAGTTTATACTGGAAGACCGTGCCGGCGTACCGGATTACTACCAGATACGGCTTTTTACCTATGGACCTGATATGCAGCCGGATACCATTCGCTCTTTCCGTTTGGACCCTGTTTTAAGTAATAACCTGATCGATGCCATCACCAATAGTTACTATTCCACGCTGATAATGAGCGACGTCCGTTTTGATGGTAAAACAGCCACCTTCGTGCTTGAAACAGATCTGCCCATCAATGCTTCGCAGGTAATGGTAGAGGTCAGTGCGCTGACTAAAAACGCCTACCTTTATTTCCGGTCTATATCAATGCAGCAGAAGACCTCCGGAGGGCTTATCACAGAGCCGGTTACGGTATTTACGAACATACGTAATGGTTATGGTATAGTCGCTGGTATCAATTCAAAACGGTTGGTATTTAAAGCGGAATAG
- a CDS encoding TonB-dependent receptor, with amino-acid sequence MVVKDQPLRVVCEILEKEYGIHFSYSRELVDLSRKVTVTAQQQRLRSLLEQLFAPDDIRFTRVGDQLVLQQEKRINRTISGYVQDAVSGEKLPGATIYAPSLKQGTTTNQYGFFSLTTVKDTNSLVVSYVGYESALLPVEGQANRILLVPLQPLPSLQEVVISGTDKTKLQDQTQMSRVNLPLAAVKSMPKLLGEADVMRTLQSMPGVGGGMDGAGGLHVRGGSPDQNLILMDGTPVFNFSHFFGVYSLLNADVVKSADLYKGAFPARFGGRLSSVVDISLKDGDMRHYHGDVAIGMISAKFNLEGPIIKDKTSFIVSARRSYPDLVYNMALKTDTDFGKDGAFYAYFYDVNAKINHIFSAKDRIYLSLYKGEDNLLIRTVPDTVNLDNAGRLTESSHFQLKWGNTIGGLRWNHIYNTRLFSNISLNYSQYAFRTEFGFKYTMPVVGTTSDQYGKYSSRMENAGIKIDFDYRPMPNHSIRFGGALTGHYFKPGISEFSDKGSTIKPLDSTGTGFRTRGTEMLLYAEDDWRLLPDLFANVGFHASGFLVEGRFYHSIQPRLGLRYMLPRNWAVKASYTHMNQYIHLLSTSGTSLPTDIWVPSTQRVAPMYSRQVAAGVAKTSTNLAFEFSLEGYYKSMYNMIEYATNDMLVNDDLKRWDENVVIGKGWSYGGELMVKKQKGSTTGWIGYTLSWSNRQFPGINNGKIFPYKYDHRHDVEVVLSQCIGKRWELSASWHYTTGAPLTLPVSSYHGVGTASPWDPGSTDVSVDRYDGRYNYRAADIHRLDVGVTYSKQKKYWRKSWNFSIYNVYNQKNPFIYYMKRDEIQKQRYLSKVTVLPILPSITYSIKF; translated from the coding sequence GTGGTAGTAAAGGACCAGCCCCTAAGGGTGGTGTGTGAAATACTGGAGAAAGAATACGGCATCCATTTTTCATATAGCAGGGAACTTGTAGACTTATCCCGTAAAGTTACCGTCACAGCTCAGCAACAGCGGCTCAGAAGCTTGCTGGAGCAGTTATTTGCGCCCGATGATATCCGGTTTACCCGGGTAGGAGACCAGTTGGTATTACAACAGGAAAAGCGTATCAACCGCACCATCAGTGGATATGTACAGGATGCAGTAAGTGGTGAAAAACTACCTGGAGCCACTATCTATGCCCCTTCCCTTAAACAGGGAACTACTACCAATCAATATGGATTTTTCAGTTTAACGACTGTTAAAGATACCAATAGCCTGGTAGTATCCTATGTAGGATACGAGTCTGCACTGTTGCCGGTAGAAGGCCAGGCCAACAGGATATTGCTGGTACCACTGCAGCCCCTGCCCAGCCTGCAGGAAGTGGTGATCAGTGGTACGGATAAAACAAAACTGCAGGACCAGACACAGATGAGTAGGGTAAACCTGCCGCTGGCCGCTGTAAAGTCAATGCCTAAACTGTTAGGGGAAGCGGACGTGATGCGCACCCTGCAGTCTATGCCCGGCGTAGGCGGCGGTATGGACGGCGCCGGCGGTCTCCATGTACGTGGTGGCAGCCCTGACCAGAACCTTATCCTCATGGATGGTACCCCGGTATTTAACTTCTCCCATTTTTTCGGGGTATACTCCCTGCTCAATGCCGATGTGGTAAAATCCGCCGACCTCTATAAAGGCGCTTTCCCGGCCCGCTTTGGCGGACGCCTCTCCTCTGTGGTGGACATCTCCCTCAAAGACGGGGACATGCGGCATTATCATGGTGATGTGGCCATCGGAATGATATCGGCCAAGTTTAACCTGGAAGGACCCATTATCAAGGACAAAACATCTTTCATCGTTTCTGCCCGCCGCTCTTATCCCGACCTGGTATATAACATGGCACTCAAAACAGACACCGACTTCGGAAAAGACGGTGCTTTTTATGCCTATTTTTATGATGTCAACGCCAAAATCAACCATATCTTCTCTGCCAAAGACCGTATTTACCTGAGCTTATACAAAGGAGAAGATAATCTGTTAATCCGGACAGTACCGGACACGGTCAATTTGGACAATGCCGGCCGTCTTACGGAAAGCAGCCATTTTCAGCTGAAGTGGGGTAATACTATTGGCGGACTGCGATGGAATCATATCTACAATACCAGGCTTTTCTCCAACATCAGCCTTAACTATTCCCAGTACGCCTTCCGGACAGAATTCGGATTTAAATACACCATGCCGGTGGTGGGGACAACCTCCGACCAGTACGGTAAATACAGCTCCCGTATGGAAAACGCCGGTATCAAAATAGATTTTGACTACCGGCCTATGCCTAACCACTCAATCCGTTTTGGTGGTGCACTAACAGGACATTATTTCAAACCCGGCATCAGTGAATTCTCCGACAAGGGAAGTACCATAAAACCACTGGATTCCACAGGTACCGGTTTCCGGACCAGAGGAACGGAAATGCTGCTGTATGCGGAAGATGACTGGCGGCTGCTGCCCGATTTGTTTGCCAATGTGGGTTTTCACGCTTCCGGCTTTCTGGTGGAAGGCCGCTTCTATCATTCCATACAACCAAGGCTGGGACTACGCTATATGCTACCCCGCAACTGGGCGGTGAAGGCCTCCTATACCCACATGAACCAGTACATTCACCTGTTGTCTACATCCGGTACTTCCCTTCCTACAGATATATGGGTACCTTCCACCCAACGGGTGGCACCCATGTATTCGCGGCAGGTGGCTGCAGGTGTTGCCAAAACCAGTACCAATCTCGCCTTTGAGTTTTCACTGGAAGGATATTACAAGTCGATGTACAACATGATTGAGTATGCGACCAATGATATGCTGGTCAATGACGACCTGAAACGCTGGGATGAGAATGTGGTGATTGGTAAAGGCTGGAGTTATGGCGGAGAACTGATGGTGAAAAAACAGAAAGGTTCTACCACTGGCTGGATAGGGTATACATTGTCCTGGAGTAATCGTCAGTTTCCTGGTATCAACAATGGGAAAATATTCCCCTATAAATACGACCATCGCCATGACGTGGAAGTGGTGTTGTCGCAATGTATTGGCAAACGCTGGGAACTGTCTGCTTCCTGGCATTATACAACCGGGGCGCCGCTCACCCTGCCGGTGTCCAGTTACCATGGTGTAGGCACCGCCTCTCCCTGGGACCCCGGAAGCACCGATGTGTCAGTTGACAGATACGACGGCCGTTATAACTATCGGGCTGCCGATATACATCGCCTGGATGTTGGTGTCACCTACTCCAAGCAAAAAAAGTACTGGCGTAAAAGCTGGAACTTCAGCATTTACAATGTATACAACCAGAAGAACCCATTCATTTATTATATGAAACGGGATGAAATACAAAAACAACGGTACCTGTCGAAGGTAACGGTATTGCCTATACTACCTAGTATTACTTATTCTATCAAGTTTTAA
- a CDS encoding FecR domain-containing protein, giving the protein MTSTFSDEALYTLLCKYLLEEADKEEHAWVESWLQEDAGNPELLASLRKVLRTATDQAVEINVDTDRSWQQLYEKMDVAPGETQPEPVMTAIPGGRKGGLYTWLKVAAVLLIVLGAGWWFMVGKKPAAIYAGPMVAHLEDGSSVQLEEAARLELARGFNTSNRKVSLQGVATFDVAGNAAQPFIVMLGRTEVKVLGTRFTVRYEPGKQGISVHVASGKVMVIDHEKADSVVLTPGMLLQNDSARPVFRVAAHVEDIQKKSLAFRDTPLEEVLHTITEVYDVKVELEDTSLLKLTVSTTFNGESIDEVISALAMTLNASWEKTGDRQYKLK; this is encoded by the coding sequence ATGACATCAACCTTTTCTGATGAGGCACTGTATACCTTGCTCTGCAAGTATCTGCTGGAAGAAGCGGACAAGGAGGAGCATGCCTGGGTAGAATCCTGGTTACAGGAAGATGCAGGCAATCCTGAATTGCTGGCGTCACTTCGTAAAGTGCTGCGCACTGCCACAGATCAGGCGGTGGAGATAAACGTAGATACGGACCGCTCCTGGCAGCAGCTGTATGAAAAAATGGACGTAGCTCCCGGAGAAACACAACCCGAGCCGGTTATGACAGCCATACCGGGTGGCAGAAAAGGAGGTCTTTATACCTGGCTTAAAGTAGCCGCGGTATTGCTTATAGTCCTGGGAGCAGGATGGTGGTTTATGGTAGGTAAAAAGCCAGCTGCCATTTATGCAGGGCCAATGGTGGCCCACCTGGAGGATGGCAGTAGTGTACAGTTGGAGGAAGCAGCCAGGCTGGAACTGGCCAGAGGCTTCAATACCAGCAACAGAAAAGTGAGCCTGCAGGGCGTGGCTACCTTTGATGTAGCCGGCAACGCAGCACAACCTTTTATTGTGATGCTAGGACGTACAGAAGTGAAAGTGCTGGGTACCCGTTTTACGGTACGTTATGAGCCTGGCAAACAGGGCATTTCCGTTCACGTTGCCAGCGGTAAGGTGATGGTGATCGATCATGAGAAAGCCGATAGTGTAGTGCTTACACCAGGTATGTTGTTGCAGAACGACAGTGCCCGTCCGGTTTTCCGTGTCGCCGCACATGTGGAGGACATACAGAAAAAGTCACTTGCTTTCAGAGATACACCGCTGGAAGAAGTATTACATACGATTACAGAAGTGTACGATGTGAAAGTGGAACTGGAAGATACTTCCCTGCTGAAGTTGACGGTCAGCACCACTTTTAATGGTGAAAGCATTGATGAGGTTATCAGTGCGCTGGCCATGACGCTTAATGCATCATGGGAGAAAACAGGTGACAGACAGTATAAATTGAAATAG
- a CDS encoding RNA polymerase sigma-70 factor: MLELQSFELLFRENHAQCIAFATHYMGDPHGAEEVVQQVFLRIWEKRDSITITGPVKAYLFSAIRNTAISQWRKENVRSDRETYYSNIRDTATEATDQARELERLYQQALERLPERCREVFVLSRQQQMKYAEIAATLDISVKTVENHMGKALRILHEELKEYLPLLLIILFSKK; this comes from the coding sequence ATGTTGGAGCTCCAATCATTCGAATTATTGTTCCGGGAAAATCATGCTCAATGCATCGCCTTTGCCACTCACTACATGGGAGACCCCCACGGGGCGGAGGAAGTAGTTCAGCAAGTGTTTCTGCGGATATGGGAAAAGCGGGATAGTATAACTATTACCGGCCCGGTAAAGGCATACCTGTTTTCGGCTATCCGGAATACAGCCATCAGTCAATGGCGTAAGGAAAATGTCAGGTCTGACCGGGAAACCTATTACAGTAATATCAGGGATACGGCCACAGAGGCCACAGACCAGGCCAGGGAACTGGAAAGACTGTATCAGCAGGCGCTGGAGCGGCTGCCGGAACGGTGCAGGGAAGTTTTCGTCCTGAGCCGGCAACAGCAGATGAAATATGCTGAGATTGCAGCTACCCTCGACATTTCGGTAAAAACTGTTGAGAATCATATGGGGAAGGCACTTCGTATCCTGCATGAGGAACTGAAAGAATACCTGCCCCTGTTGCTTATAATTTTATTTTCAAAAAAATAG